GACCCAGATATACATTTAATTTCAACAAACAACACTGCTGTTTTAGGAATTGATAATGAAATATCCTCGCAATTTAACATTTACCCCAACCCCGTAACGAACAGACTTACAATAACCACGACAGACCTTACTAGTATTGAAAATATTATCATCTATAACACATTAGGTCAGATAGAACGTGAGTTCACTACTTCCGAAAATATTGATGTTTCAACGTTAACCAATGGTTTGCATTTTATCAAAATAAAAACGGATAAAAACACCATCAATAAATCCTTTTTAAAGCAATAATTATATGGGATTAATGCATTCTATTTTAGACAACGCTTTTAAAAATGCGAAGCCTTTAAATATAAATAAAGATTCTAAAATTATACTTTTTAGTGATCTACATAAAGGAGACAATAGTTATGCCGATGATTTTTTACATAATATGCTTATTTATCAGCATGCTATAAAAGAATATTATGACAATAATTTCACCTATATAGAATTAGGTGATGGAGTAGAACTCTGGGAAAATTATTCTTTTGAGCCCATTTACAAAGCCCATAAAAGTTCGTTTGAGTTATTAAAATTGTTTTATGATGATGACCGATTATATATGCTTTGGGGAAATCACGATATGATCTTTGGAGATCCGTTAACGGTAGAAAAAATGTTATATAAAATATTTCCACCTAAAAACATCAAACAAAAAGAGCGTCTTTTCAATTTAGAATATCACGAAAGTATGTTGTTACAAATTGAAAATACAGACAAAAAAATATTCTTAATCCATGGACATCAAGCCGATTGGTTCAATTATAGGTTTTGGAAAGTGAGTCGTTTTTTTGTACGCTATTTATGGATGCCTTTGCAGAAATGGTTTAACGTAAAAGACCCTACGAGTCCTGCAAAAAACAACACTACACTCAACAGAATTGAGAAAAAATTAAAAAATTGGATGTTGAAAAATGACAATCAAATGGTAATTGCCGGTCATACACATAGACCACGATTTCCAGATCCGGGACTGTTACCCTATTTTAATGATGGTAGTTGTGTACATCCAAATTCTATTATTGGACTTGAAATTGAAAACTTAGAAATTACCATGGTAAAATGGCATTTTGAAAAAGATGAGGATGGGCAAAATAATATTGTAAAAACGGTATTAGCTGGGCCACAAAAATTGGAATTGTATTTGTAAAAACGAATAGTTACCCAACGAATTTTCATAATACTTTTTTTACTGCCAACTGAAAACTGCTACTGCTACTGCTACTGCTAACTAAAGCCCTCTTTCTGCTTGAATTTGCTCGTATGCTTTTTGTATTTGTCTAAACTTTTCTTCAGCACCTTTTTGATGAGCTTCACCCAAGTGTCTTAACTTATCTGGATGGTGTTTTTTAGCCATTTTACGATAGGCTTTTTTAACCTCATCATTAGTAGCTGTTTTCGTTATTTCTAAAATTTTATAAGCAGTAACACTACTATACGATGTTGAAGATGATGACGAAGATGAAGAGCCATAAAACATTGCCTTAATAGATTCAAAATCGCGACTGCTAATATATAAATAGGTTGAAATACGTTTTATAGCATCAATTTCTGATTGACTAACAGAACCATCCGATTGAGCAATACCAAACAAAAAATGTAATAATTGCAATCGCGAAGCATGGGTCATATGCTCTCTGATTTGCATACATACTTGCCGTGTAGGAATAGTCCCTTTTTTTCTTATTTCATTAAATAATTTAAAAGCATTATTCGCACGCTCTTTACCATACATTCTAACAAAGTTATCACGTACATAATCCATTTCTTTTTTGCTCGATCTACCATCTGCTTTAATCACTACCGCAGCGAGTACTAACAAGCTAATTTCAAAGTCTCCACCAGCCGTCTTTGTTCCATTTCTAGGGCCTTGACCTAGTGTATTTATATCCCCTTCAGTAAATCCATCTACCAAACTACCAACAATAAAACCTAAAATACCGCCAATAGGTCCTCCTACAGACCAACCTAATGTAGCACCTATCCATTTTGAAAAATTCGACATAAAAAATATTCAATTGAGGGTCCAAAGATACATTTATCTTAGAACTATTCTTAATAATGATTATCTTTGCCATTCAATTTTAAAAAGAAAAGAATATGTATCCAGAAGAAATAGTAAAACCAATGCGTCAACAATTAGTAGATGCGGGTTTTCAAGAATTAAAAACTGCAGACCAAGTTGACGCTATATTGAGTGAAAAAGGTACCACTTTAGTAATGGTAAATTCAGTTTGTGGTTGTGCAGCAGGTACTGCAAGACCAGGGGCCATTTTATCAACTACAAGTGATAAAAAACCTGATCATTTTACAACTGTTTTTGCAGGAAATGATGTTGAAGCAGTGAATAAAGCGAGAGAACATATGATTCCGTTTCCTCCATCTTCACCTGCCATTGCATTATTTAAAGATGGTGAATTGGTGCACATGTTAGAGCGTCATCATATTGAAGGTAGATCTGCTGAAATGATTGCAGAAAATTTAGCAGGAGCTTATCAAGAGTTTTGTTAAACCTTACATTTTAACCTTCTTCATTCTTTTACTTCAGTTTTAGTAAACAGGAATGAAGAGGGATTTTTATTAAAAACATGAGAAAATTATTAGCCTATCCTTTATCTGTTATATATTACCTGTGTTTTGGATTAACACTGTTAATATTTCATCCTATTTTATGGATTAGCAATAATGTATTTGGCTATAACGCTTTAAAGAAAAGTGTTGATCTGTTTAACTTTTTCTTATTACGATGTTTAAATGTTTTAGGGACTCGCTTTACGTTTACCAATCCATATGATATAGAAATAAATCAACCTTTGATTATTGTTTCTAACCATCAAAGCATGTACGATATATCACCTATTATTTGGTATATGCGTAAACACCATCCTAAATTTATTAGCAAGGCCGAATTAGGCAAAGGCATACCTAGTATTTCTTATAACTTACGCCATGGAGGTTCTGCATTAATAGAAAGAAAAAATCCGAGACAAGCCATTACTGCCATAAAGGAATTTTCAGTTTCTGTGGTAAAAAATAATTGGGCTGCTGTAATTTTCCCAGAAGGCACAAGAAGTAAAAATGGAGTGCCAAAAGATTTTCAAAAAAGAGGATTGTTAACTTTATTTAAAGAAATACCAGAAGCTACGGTTGTTCCAATCTCGATAAATAATTCTTGGAAAACAGTACGTTACGGAAAATTTCCAATGGGCATTGGTACGCACATGACCATTACAGTACACAAACCAGTAAAAATTGCTACCTTTACAGATAAGGAGCTCTTAATAAACGAAGTTGAAACCACCATTAAAAATGGTGTTCATCCATAAAATATTTATATATATGTCGTTAAAAAATAAAAGATTAGAAGTAATGCGATTTTTGGAAAAAGATGTTGATGCATTGATTCAAAAATATTTAATCCCAGTTGATAAAATTTGGCAGCCTTCCGATTTCTTACCTGATTCTGAAGGTGATAATTTTTTTAATGAGGTTACTGAAATACGTGAACTAGCAAAAGAATTACCTTACGACTTTTGGGTTGTTTTAGTGGGTGATATGATTACCGAAGAAGCACTACCTACTTACGAGTCTTGGTTAATGGATGTTGAAGGTGTAGATCAAGTTGATACCAACCCTTGGGGAAAATGGGTGCGTCAATGGACAGGTGAAGAGAATAGACATGGAGATGTATTGAACAAATACTTGTACCTTTCTGGAAGGGTAAATATGAAAGAAATTGAAATTACTACGCAGCATTTAATTACTGATGGTTTTGATATTGGTACAGACCGTGACCCTTATAAAAACTTTGTTTACACTAGTTTTCAAGAACTGGCAACCTATGTATCTCACAACAGAGTAGCGAAATTGGCAAAAGCAAAAGGCAATAAACAATTGGCTAAAATGTGTCGTATTATTTCTGGTGACGAAATGCGTCATCACAATGCGTATTCTGAATTTGTAGAGCGTATTTTTAAAGTTGATCCTAGCCAAATGATGTTGGCATTTCAATATATGATGAAGCAAAAAATTGTTATGCCTGCACAATTTTTAAGGGAATCTGGAGACAAAATTGGTACTGCTTTTGAAGAATTTTCGAATACAGCACAACGTATTGGTGTGTACACTTCTTTAGATTATGTTGACATTTTAGACAAACTTGTAAAACGTTGGGAAATTGATAAGATTACCGACCTTTCAGATGAAGCTGAAAAAGCAAGGGACTATTTAATTAACTTACCGGCAAGAATGTTACGCTTAGCGGATCGTATGAAAATTCCTGAAAATTCTTTTCAATTTAAATGGGTAGAACCAGCGACTAAATAGATTCACTATATGGATCAAAATCAAATCATCTCTAAGACCATTGACTTTGTAAAAGACAAATTAATTGGGGCAGAAGGAGGCCATGATTGGTTTCATATTGAACGGGTATATAACAATGCCCAATTGATTTCTAAAACAGAGAATGCTGACCGTTTTATCGTTGCACTTGGTGCATTATTACATGATATCGCTGATGCTAAATTTCACGATGGTGATGAAACTGTTGGTCCAAAAGTAGCTCGTGAATTTTTATTTCAACAAAATATTGATAGTACAATAATTGAGCACGTTATTAAAATAATTGAGAATATTTCTTACAAATCATCACTTTCTAAAAGCCAAAATAAATTTACATCAATAGAACTTGACATTGTACAAGATGCAGATAGATTAGATGCTATAGGAGCTATTGGTATTGCACGTTGTTTTAATTATGGAGGATTTAAAAACAGGGAAATATACAACCCTGATATTGCCCCAAATTTAAACATGACTAAAGAGGAATACAAAAACTCAACGGCACCAACCATTAATCATTTTTATGAAAAACTGTTGTTACTAAAAGATAAAATGAATACCAAATCTGGAAAAAAAATAGCCAAGAAAAGACATGAGTATATGATAAAATATTTAGATCAGTTCGATGCGGAATGGAATGGTAAATTGTAATTGATTTCAAACAAAAAAAGCCCAATGAAAATGTTATTTTCATTGGGCTTTTTTTAATAAATTCGATGTTTTAATCTAACACAGGTGTTACGGTATATCCTTCGTCTTTTAACAATTGTATGACTCCTTTTTTACCACCTAAATGTCCAGCTCCTACAGCATAAATCACTTTTTTCTCCTTAGAAATTTCAGGTATTTTTTTCACCCAATTCTTATTTCTATTTAGTAATAAAGCATCAATCATTTTTTCATCGTTATCAAAAGATGTCAATGTAAAATTATATAAAGAATCTATATTTTCTGACTTGTATTTTGCTACCATTTTTCCGTAAAGTTCTTTTGTTTCCTCAGGATCATCTAACATTTCAACCAATTCATCTAATTGATCCTCATAAGGAATACTATCAAAAACCGACATTTGATCATTTACCGTTTCCAAACCCTTCAATTCTTTTTTAGCAGCTTTAGCCATTCCGATAAATGTCATTTCGTAACTCGCTACTTGTTTCCCCATAAATGAAGACATAATAGTAGATGACATATACAAAGGTTTAAATTTATTAAATTGTGCAAAGCCCATGCCTACGTTTTCTTTTAAATAAGCGTCTAATAATTTATACTCTGTTGAATCTACATGGTTAGACAAAAGATCTTGCTCACCAATCATCATTTCTTTCATCATTTCCTGCATCATTTCAGGACTATCCATATCCAACTCCAAATAAATTTCATCTGAACTTTCAAAGGCATCTTTCACCTTCTGAGGCATGGAAAAATCGTTTTGAGGCATCATATGTATGGTACCAAAAAAATAGGAAGTTTGGATATTGTCACCTTCTATTTTCCACAACAGACTACTTTTTTCTTGTGCTTGAACTGTTGTCATTAAAAAGCATAACAATGCAATTATTGTTACTATTTGTTTTTTCATTTTTGAGTTTTTTTGAGTGTTAAAAGTACTTCACTTTATGTTGAAATGTTACTTTAATTAAAAAGTGGGAAAACCAATATGATAATCCCACTTTTAAATGTGTGTTTTCTATTTTAATTTAGTGGTAATTTTTGCATTACCCATCGCAGGTACCACTTGTTCAATTTGACTTGCCGCTTTTTTATCTACGTCAATCAACATTGTTGTTGAGTCCTTATCATTTTCTACATTAGAAATAACAACTTTCCATTGATTATTTTCTTTTCCTGTCACTTCTAACTTCATCGTATTCAATTTTTGTGACATTACATCAAGACTATAAAAAGAGGTCTCATACCCATCCGCTAACGGCAAACGAGCCACTAACATATCATAACCAGCTCCATTGGTTAAATACGCTCCTTCTACTGGCATATCTTTGGTTTTAC
The nucleotide sequence above comes from Aureibaculum algae. Encoded proteins:
- a CDS encoding metallophosphoesterase — encoded protein: MGLMHSILDNAFKNAKPLNINKDSKIILFSDLHKGDNSYADDFLHNMLIYQHAIKEYYDNNFTYIELGDGVELWENYSFEPIYKAHKSSFELLKLFYDDDRLYMLWGNHDMIFGDPLTVEKMLYKIFPPKNIKQKERLFNLEYHESMLLQIENTDKKIFLIHGHQADWFNYRFWKVSRFFVRYLWMPLQKWFNVKDPTSPAKNNTTLNRIEKKLKNWMLKNDNQMVIAGHTHRPRFPDPGLLPYFNDGSCVHPNSIIGLEIENLEITMVKWHFEKDEDGQNNIVKTVLAGPQKLELYL
- a CDS encoding TerB family tellurite resistance protein is translated as MSNFSKWIGATLGWSVGGPIGGILGFIVGSLVDGFTEGDINTLGQGPRNGTKTAGGDFEISLLVLAAVVIKADGRSSKKEMDYVRDNFVRMYGKERANNAFKLFNEIRKKGTIPTRQVCMQIREHMTHASRLQLLHFLFGIAQSDGSVSQSEIDAIKRISTYLYISSRDFESIKAMFYGSSSSSSSSTSYSSVTAYKILEITKTATNDEVKKAYRKMAKKHHPDKLRHLGEAHQKGAEEKFRQIQKAYEQIQAERGL
- a CDS encoding BrxA/BrxB family bacilliredoxin, which produces MYPEEIVKPMRQQLVDAGFQELKTADQVDAILSEKGTTLVMVNSVCGCAAGTARPGAILSTTSDKKPDHFTTVFAGNDVEAVNKAREHMIPFPPSSPAIALFKDGELVHMLERHHIEGRSAEMIAENLAGAYQEFC
- a CDS encoding lysophospholipid acyltransferase family protein, whose product is MRKLLAYPLSVIYYLCFGLTLLIFHPILWISNNVFGYNALKKSVDLFNFFLLRCLNVLGTRFTFTNPYDIEINQPLIIVSNHQSMYDISPIIWYMRKHHPKFISKAELGKGIPSISYNLRHGGSALIERKNPRQAITAIKEFSVSVVKNNWAAVIFPEGTRSKNGVPKDFQKRGLLTLFKEIPEATVVPISINNSWKTVRYGKFPMGIGTHMTITVHKPVKIATFTDKELLINEVETTIKNGVHP
- a CDS encoding acyl-ACP desaturase, whose product is MSLKNKRLEVMRFLEKDVDALIQKYLIPVDKIWQPSDFLPDSEGDNFFNEVTEIRELAKELPYDFWVVLVGDMITEEALPTYESWLMDVEGVDQVDTNPWGKWVRQWTGEENRHGDVLNKYLYLSGRVNMKEIEITTQHLITDGFDIGTDRDPYKNFVYTSFQELATYVSHNRVAKLAKAKGNKQLAKMCRIISGDEMRHHNAYSEFVERIFKVDPSQMMLAFQYMMKQKIVMPAQFLRESGDKIGTAFEEFSNTAQRIGVYTSLDYVDILDKLVKRWEIDKITDLSDEAEKARDYLINLPARMLRLADRMKIPENSFQFKWVEPATK
- a CDS encoding HD domain-containing protein; the encoded protein is MDQNQIISKTIDFVKDKLIGAEGGHDWFHIERVYNNAQLISKTENADRFIVALGALLHDIADAKFHDGDETVGPKVAREFLFQQNIDSTIIEHVIKIIENISYKSSLSKSQNKFTSIELDIVQDADRLDAIGAIGIARCFNYGGFKNREIYNPDIAPNLNMTKEEYKNSTAPTINHFYEKLLLLKDKMNTKSGKKIAKKRHEYMIKYLDQFDAEWNGKL
- a CDS encoding TraB/GumN family protein, which gives rise to MKKQIVTIIALLCFLMTTVQAQEKSSLLWKIEGDNIQTSYFFGTIHMMPQNDFSMPQKVKDAFESSDEIYLELDMDSPEMMQEMMKEMMIGEQDLLSNHVDSTEYKLLDAYLKENVGMGFAQFNKFKPLYMSSTIMSSFMGKQVASYEMTFIGMAKAAKKELKGLETVNDQMSVFDSIPYEDQLDELVEMLDDPEETKELYGKMVAKYKSENIDSLYNFTLTSFDNDEKMIDALLLNRNKNWVKKIPEISKEKKVIYAVGAGHLGGKKGVIQLLKDEGYTVTPVLD